From Caminibacter mediatlanticus TB-2, the proteins below share one genomic window:
- a CDS encoding nucleotidyltransferase family protein, with product MNKEIILEFLSFHKEELKQKFKIEKIGVFGSILKKDTPNDIDFYVEFKEKNFDNVVGLLEYLENNLHYKIDIFYPHKLTNKKVLEHIKKEVIYG from the coding sequence ATGAATAAAGAAATTATTTTAGAGTTTTTATCTTTTCATAAGGAAGAACTAAAACAAAAATTTAAAATAGAAAAAATTGGAGTTTTTGGTTCAATTTTAAAAAAAGACACTCCGAATGATATAGATTTTTATGTAGAATTTAAAGAGAAAAACTTTGATAATGTAGTAGGGCTATTGGAATATTTAGAAAATAATTTACATTATAAAATTGATATTTTTTATCCTCATAAACTAACTAATAAAAAAGTTTTAGAGCATATAAAAAAAGAAGTAATATATGGATAA
- a CDS encoding HepT-like ribonuclease domain-containing protein: MDKVEIEILLDFIIENIELVEKRFKKIKDVDDFLNEEDLTILDAISMRLQATKEALKNINKKDSDFLLQVADKEYWSKIIKTREIISHHYINLDAEIVYIICNEKLNELKENIIKLKNSFRR, translated from the coding sequence ATGGATAAAGTAGAAATAGAAATTTTGCTTGATTTTATTATAGAAAATATTGAATTGGTAGAAAAAAGATTTAAAAAAATCAAAGATGTAGATGACTTTTTAAATGAAGAAGATTTAACTATTTTAGATGCTATTTCTATGAGACTTCAAGCAACAAAAGAAGCTTTAAAAAATATTAATAAAAAAGATAGTGATTTTTTGCTTCAAGTAGCTGATAAAGAGTATTGGAGTAAGATTATTAAAACAAGAGAAATTATTTCTCATCATTATATAAATTTAGATGCAGAGATTGTTTATATTATTTGTAATGAGAAGTTAAACGAGTTAAAAGAAAATATAATTAAGTTAAAAAATTCTTTTAGAAGGTAG
- the hypE gene encoding hydrogenase expression/formation protein HypE produces MKITLSYGGGGEETQKLINELFYKYFDNEILKKSEDAAVIETNKKIAFTTDSFTVSPIFFNGGDIGKLSVVGTCNDLAMMGAKPKYLSSGFIIEEGLEYSTLEKIVKSMSDELKKIDVKIVCGDTKVVPAGSVDKIFINTSGIGDVIKENISASNLEVGDKILISRDIGRHGAVILAKRYGVETNLESDCKLLWDEVKALIDAKINIKAMRDATRGGVSAVLNEWANSSNIGIEIKEENLKISDEVLGLCEMFGFEPIDLANEGTFVVAVNSEDAKKAEEILKKFNENASIVGEVVEGNRVVLISPWNTKRVIELPKGELLPRIC; encoded by the coding sequence ATGAAAATAACACTAAGTTATGGCGGTGGAGGAGAAGAGACTCAAAAACTTATTAATGAGTTATTTTATAAATATTTCGATAATGAAATATTAAAAAAAAGTGAAGATGCAGCAGTAATTGAAACTAATAAAAAAATAGCTTTTACAACTGATTCTTTTACTGTAAGTCCTATTTTTTTTAATGGTGGAGATATTGGAAAATTATCTGTTGTTGGGACATGTAATGATTTAGCAATGATGGGTGCAAAACCTAAATATCTAAGCTCTGGATTTATTATAGAAGAAGGATTAGAATATTCTACATTAGAAAAAATTGTAAAGAGTATGAGTGATGAGCTTAAAAAAATTGATGTAAAAATAGTTTGTGGAGATACTAAGGTAGTCCCAGCTGGAAGTGTAGATAAGATTTTTATAAATACAAGTGGAATTGGAGACGTTATAAAAGAAAATATTTCTGCTTCAAATTTAGAAGTTGGAGATAAAATATTAATTAGTAGAGATATTGGAAGACATGGGGCTGTGATATTAGCAAAAAGATATGGAGTTGAGACAAATTTAGAGAGTGATTGTAAATTATTATGGGATGAAGTAAAAGCGTTAATAGATGCTAAAATTAATATTAAAGCAATGCGTGATGCTACAAGAGGAGGCGTTAGTGCAGTGTTAAATGAGTGGGCAAATTCTTCAAATATAGGAATTGAAATTAAAGAAGAGAATTTAAAAATATCAGATGAGGTTTTAGGGCTTTGTGAGATGTTTGGATTTGAGCCTATTGATTTAGCAAATGAGGGGACTTTTGTAGTAGCTGTAAATAGTGAAGATGCAAAAAAAGCGGAGGAGATTTTAAAAAAGTTTAATGAAAATGCGAGTATAGTAGGAGAGGTGGTAGAGGGTAATAGAGTAGTTTTAATCTCACCTTGGAATACAAAAAGAGTAATCGAACTTCCAAAAGGTGAATTACTTCCAAGAATTTGTTAA
- the ubiE gene encoding bifunctional demethylmenaquinone methyltransferase/2-methoxy-6-polyprenyl-1,4-benzoquinol methylase UbiE translates to MQEKIVKMFDEIAPTYDLVNRILTFGIDKNWRKKAIREVLKYSTPKKVLDVACGTGDMIEEWRKNIDCEVIGLDPSNGMLDIAKKRFPDVNFINSYANDIPFESEFDAISISFGIRNVVEIKKAIKEFNKALKKNGVLVILEFTKPKKNSSLTKCVNFYTNKFLPKIGGLLSKNKEAYEYLPNSIEKFYTADELKELLEKENFKVLKIISLNFGQVSIIIAKKGE, encoded by the coding sequence ATGCAAGAAAAAATAGTAAAAATGTTTGATGAAATTGCTCCAACTTATGATTTAGTTAATAGAATATTAACATTTGGGATTGATAAAAATTGGAGAAAAAAGGCTATTAGGGAAGTTTTAAAATACTCAACTCCAAAAAAAGTATTAGATGTAGCCTGTGGGACAGGTGATATGATTGAAGAGTGGAGAAAAAATATTGATTGTGAAGTAATAGGGCTTGACCCAAGTAATGGAATGCTTGATATTGCAAAAAAAAGATTTCCTGATGTTAATTTTATAAATTCCTATGCAAATGATATTCCTTTTGAAAGTGAATTTGATGCTATTAGTATCTCTTTTGGAATTAGAAATGTAGTTGAGATAAAAAAAGCAATTAAAGAATTTAATAAAGCATTAAAAAAAAATGGAGTTTTAGTTATTTTAGAATTTACAAAACCTAAAAAAAACTCTTCTTTAACTAAATGTGTAAATTTTTATACAAATAAATTTCTTCCTAAAATTGGAGGACTTCTTTCTAAGAATAAAGAAGCTTATGAATACCTTCCAAATTCAATAGAAAAATTTTATACTGCTGATGAGTTAAAAGAGTTATTAGAAAAAGAAAATTTTAAAGTTTTAAAAATTATTAGCTTAAATTTTGGACAAGTTAGTATAATTATTGCAAAAAAAGGAGAGTAA